A single genomic interval of Spirosoma taeanense harbors:
- a CDS encoding VCBS repeat-containing protein gives MKRLSSFILLAAAVALTGCNKSSNSSPGQQSAAPSGPPLFTLLSPDQTGVTFANNLNEGLNTNVMMYEYFYNGGGVAVGDLNNDGLEDLYFTANMTPNKLYLNKGNMQFADVTMQAGAGGGENPWKTGVTMADVNGDGKLDIFISRSGTIRPENRLPELLINDGPDANGVPHFTDRTAQYGLDRPVQSTQAVFFDYDRDGDLDLFQLNHNPRLLPILDPSATAAIMEKPNPEIGVRLYKNTGNHFTDVTDRAGLSSSALSYGLGVGVSDLNNDGWPDLYVSNDYGVPDYLYLNNQNGTFRNALKTSVGHTSNFSMGNDVADVNNDSRPDIMTLDMLPEDNRRQKLLLAPDNYDKYALSVESGFHHQTMRNMLQVNNGDGTFREVGQLAGISNTDWSWAPLFADYDNDGWKDLYITNGYVRDYTNQDFLKYMNDFMQSRPTNPSREDILELVHKMPSSNVANYMFRNRGGDGAGDVSFANVGAAWGLTQVSNSTGAAYADLDNDGDLDLVTNNTNQPAFVFRNEASAQLKHHYLGVTLIGSGANTQGLGTRVTLYRAGRQQFLEQMPTRGYQSSVSPRLHFGLGTDPVIDSLRVVWPGGNQQLLTSVKADQLLTLKESEARSSYRGERAVPALFREAKSPINHTYPVSKVNDFKRQPLLVSSQSFVGPCLAKADVNADGLEDVYAGGSSGQAGVLFIQQPNHQFSRQPQAAFDSDKASEDADAVFLDANGDSFPDLYVCSGGYGNFQPNDPRLQDRLYLNDGKGNFTKSANALPAMRTSTSCARVADVNGDGRPDLFVGGRVVPGRYPETPRSYLLVNNGKGQFTDQTAKLAPALAQIGMVTDAAWTDLNGDRKPELVVVGEWMPIAIFSQADGQFTDKTSQYFEKEYRGWWNKLLVDDLNGDGRPDLVVGNQGLNTQCRASEQEPAELVYKDFDNNGKIDPILCLYVQGKSYPHASRDELLDQVSMLRQRFTNYDSYANATLTDVFTADELKDAKKLTANQLKTTLLVSTPAGKFVEKPLPLAAQVAPVFTLTPLDYDQDGQKDLLLCGNTTQARLRFGRADANYGVLLRGDGRGGFTAVPQAQAGFRLTGDVRSVMPVGNTLLFGINQQPVQAYQPTKPVAGNQISKR, from the coding sequence GTGAAACGCCTTAGCTCGTTTATTTTGCTGGCCGCTGCCGTTGCGCTTACTGGCTGTAACAAATCATCTAATTCGTCGCCAGGCCAACAGTCCGCTGCCCCATCGGGTCCACCGCTGTTTACCTTGCTGTCACCCGACCAAACCGGCGTTACGTTCGCCAACAACCTGAACGAAGGGCTGAATACGAACGTGATGATGTATGAGTATTTTTATAACGGCGGGGGCGTAGCGGTTGGTGATCTGAATAACGACGGGCTGGAGGACCTCTACTTCACGGCCAATATGACGCCGAACAAGCTGTATCTTAACAAGGGAAACATGCAGTTTGCCGACGTAACGATGCAGGCCGGGGCCGGGGGGGGCGAAAACCCGTGGAAAACGGGCGTGACGATGGCCGATGTGAACGGCGACGGTAAGCTCGATATTTTTATCTCGCGCTCAGGCACCATCCGACCCGAAAACCGCCTGCCAGAGCTGCTCATCAACGACGGACCCGATGCTAACGGCGTTCCGCACTTTACCGACCGGACGGCTCAGTACGGTCTCGACCGTCCCGTTCAAAGTACGCAGGCGGTCTTCTTCGACTACGATCGTGACGGCGACCTCGACCTGTTTCAGCTTAACCACAACCCCCGTCTGCTGCCCATCCTCGACCCATCTGCTACGGCGGCTATCATGGAAAAGCCTAACCCCGAAATTGGCGTACGGCTCTACAAAAATACGGGCAACCATTTCACCGACGTAACCGACAGAGCGGGCCTGAGCAGTTCGGCCCTTAGCTACGGGCTGGGCGTTGGGGTGTCGGATCTGAACAACGATGGCTGGCCTGACCTGTATGTATCCAACGATTACGGTGTTCCGGACTACCTGTACCTCAACAACCAGAACGGTACCTTCCGGAATGCCCTGAAAACAAGCGTGGGTCATACGTCCAATTTCTCGATGGGCAACGATGTTGCCGACGTCAATAACGACTCCCGGCCCGACATCATGACGCTCGACATGCTACCCGAAGATAACCGGCGGCAGAAGCTGCTGCTGGCACCCGACAACTACGATAAGTATGCGCTTAGTGTGGAGTCGGGCTTTCACCACCAGACCATGCGGAATATGCTGCAGGTCAACAATGGCGACGGTACGTTCCGGGAGGTGGGGCAACTGGCGGGTATCTCGAACACCGACTGGAGCTGGGCCCCGCTCTTTGCCGATTACGACAACGATGGCTGGAAAGACCTGTACATAACCAACGGCTATGTTCGCGACTACACAAACCAGGATTTCCTGAAGTACATGAACGACTTCATGCAAAGCCGTCCGACCAATCCAAGTCGGGAGGACATTCTGGAATTAGTGCATAAAATGCCGTCGTCGAATGTGGCCAATTACATGTTCCGGAATCGCGGGGGCGATGGTGCTGGCGACGTATCGTTCGCCAATGTAGGCGCGGCCTGGGGGCTGACGCAAGTATCCAACAGCACCGGCGCGGCCTACGCCGACCTGGACAACGATGGCGACCTGGACCTGGTTACCAACAATACCAACCAGCCCGCCTTTGTCTTTCGCAACGAAGCCAGCGCCCAACTGAAGCATCACTACCTCGGGGTGACACTAATCGGCTCCGGCGCGAATACGCAGGGGCTGGGCACGCGCGTAACCCTGTACCGGGCGGGTCGGCAGCAGTTTCTGGAGCAGATGCCTACGCGCGGCTATCAGTCGAGCGTATCGCCCCGGCTGCACTTTGGTTTGGGTACCGACCCCGTCATCGACTCGCTGCGGGTCGTCTGGCCGGGAGGAAACCAGCAGTTGCTGACCAGCGTAAAAGCCGATCAGCTCCTGACCCTGAAGGAGTCGGAGGCCCGGTCGTCGTATCGCGGGGAGCGGGCTGTACCCGCTTTGTTCCGGGAAGCGAAGTCGCCGATAAACCACACGTATCCGGTTAGCAAAGTCAATGATTTCAAGCGGCAGCCGCTGCTGGTTAGCTCGCAGTCGTTTGTCGGACCGTGTCTGGCTAAAGCCGATGTGAATGCCGATGGTCTGGAAGATGTCTATGCCGGTGGCAGCTCGGGGCAGGCTGGCGTGCTGTTTATTCAGCAACCTAATCACCAGTTCAGCCGCCAGCCGCAGGCCGCCTTCGACAGCGACAAAGCCAGCGAAGATGCTGATGCGGTGTTTTTAGATGCCAACGGCGACAGTTTTCCGGACCTTTACGTGTGTAGTGGTGGGTACGGTAACTTTCAGCCCAATGACCCGCGTTTGCAGGATCGTCTGTATCTGAACGATGGGAAGGGAAACTTTACTAAAAGTGCCAACGCCCTGCCCGCTATGCGCACCAGCACCAGTTGCGCGCGGGTAGCCGACGTTAATGGCGATGGCCGACCTGATTTATTCGTGGGTGGACGGGTTGTGCCGGGCCGTTATCCCGAAACACCCCGGTCATATCTGCTCGTAAATAACGGTAAAGGCCAGTTTACGGACCAAACGGCTAAACTGGCTCCGGCACTGGCGCAAATCGGGATGGTGACCGACGCAGCCTGGACTGATCTCAATGGCGATCGCAAGCCCGAACTGGTCGTGGTAGGTGAGTGGATGCCCATTGCGATATTTAGCCAGGCCGACGGTCAGTTTACGGACAAAACCAGCCAGTACTTCGAGAAAGAATATCGGGGCTGGTGGAATAAACTGCTGGTCGATGACCTCAACGGCGATGGTCGGCCGGATCTGGTGGTGGGTAATCAGGGGCTGAACACGCAGTGCCGCGCCAGCGAGCAGGAACCCGCCGAGCTGGTCTACAAAGATTTTGACAATAACGGAAAAATAGACCCGATTCTGTGTCTGTACGTGCAGGGGAAAAGCTATCCACACGCCAGCCGCGATGAACTGCTCGATCAGGTTAGTATGCTACGTCAGCGGTTCACGAACTATGATTCGTATGCCAACGCCACGCTGACCGATGTCTTCACCGCCGACGAGCTGAAGGATGCAAAGAAGCTAACGGCCAATCAATTAAAAACGACGCTTCTGGTCAGTACGCCTGCGGGTAAATTCGTTGAGAAACCCCTTCCCCTGGCTGCGCAGGTAGCGCCGGTATTCACGCTGACCCCGCTGGATTACGATCAGGACGGCCAGAAAGACCTGCTGCTTTGTGGAAACACCACGCAGGCCCGGCTTCGCTTTGGTCGGGCGGATGCAAATTACGGTGTTCTGCTGCGGGGCGATGGCCGGGGTGGGTTTACCGCCGTACCGCAGGCTCAGGCCGGCTTCCGGCTGACGGGCGACGTGCGGAGCGTAATGCCGGTGGGCAACACCCTCCTGTTTGGCATCAACCAGCAGCCCGTGCAGGCGTACCAGCCGACTAAACCGGTAGCGGGGAATCAGATCAGCAAGCGATAG
- a CDS encoding ABC transporter ATP-binding protein encodes MNEEHKSGRIFDWAILRRLYDFVRPYQGRFYLLIGIIMLAACLAPLTPLLIRYTIDNVIGMGDYQQLTVMLAIMIGVLVMQAIVQFSNTYLSGWLGQYVIRDIRVQLYRKILQLRLKFFDNTPIGRLVTRSISDVETLADVFSEGMAAIAGDILQLVLIIGVMFYTDWRLAAISLSTIPLMLFSTYVFKEKIKKSFNEVRTAVANLNSFVQEHITGMNIVQIFGSEQIEAEKFQEINNEHRQANIRSIWYYSVYYPVADIISAVAVGLVVWYGAKQIINADVTFGTVTAFVMFINLFFRPIRMLADRFNTLQMGIVSTDRILKLLDSDEFTLNNGTHAPATLRGEVEFNHVWFAYNNEDYVLRDISFRVSAGETVAFVGATGAGKSSIINLLSRFYDINKGEILVDGVDVHEYELGHLRRNIGVVLQDVFLFSDTIENNITLGDKRISHEKMVEAAKLVGVHDFIERLPGGYQYNVMERGSTLSVGQRQLISFVRAMVQDPKIIVLDEATSSVDTETEEMIQNAISTLMKGRTAIVIAHRLSTIQKANNIIVVDKGRIVEQGNHEELLQREGFYANLYRMQYKEMV; translated from the coding sequence GTGAACGAAGAACATAAAAGCGGTCGAATTTTCGACTGGGCCATTCTCCGACGACTCTATGATTTCGTTCGACCCTACCAGGGCCGATTCTATCTTCTGATCGGGATTATCATGCTGGCGGCCTGTCTGGCTCCGCTGACACCCCTGCTCATTCGCTATACCATCGACAACGTAATCGGGATGGGCGACTACCAGCAGCTAACCGTTATGCTGGCGATTATGATCGGCGTGCTGGTCATGCAGGCGATTGTTCAGTTCTCGAATACGTACCTGTCGGGCTGGCTGGGTCAATACGTTATCCGCGACATTCGGGTGCAGCTCTACCGGAAGATTCTTCAACTACGGCTTAAGTTCTTCGACAATACGCCCATTGGTCGGTTGGTAACGCGCTCTATTTCGGATGTGGAAACGCTGGCCGACGTCTTCAGCGAAGGTATGGCCGCCATTGCGGGCGACATTCTGCAACTGGTGCTGATCATCGGGGTCATGTTCTATACCGACTGGCGGCTGGCGGCCATTAGTCTCTCGACAATTCCGCTGATGCTGTTCAGCACCTATGTGTTCAAAGAGAAGATCAAAAAGTCGTTCAATGAAGTCCGGACGGCCGTTGCCAATCTGAACTCGTTTGTGCAGGAACATATTACCGGCATGAACATCGTCCAGATTTTTGGCAGCGAACAGATCGAGGCCGAGAAGTTCCAGGAAATTAACAACGAGCACCGGCAGGCTAACATCCGCTCTATCTGGTATTATTCGGTCTATTACCCCGTTGCTGATATCATTTCGGCGGTGGCGGTGGGCCTGGTGGTCTGGTACGGAGCCAAGCAGATCATCAATGCCGACGTTACGTTCGGGACCGTTACGGCCTTTGTGATGTTTATCAACCTGTTCTTCCGGCCGATCCGGATGCTGGCCGACCGGTTCAATACGCTTCAGATGGGTATCGTCAGCACCGACCGGATTCTGAAGCTGCTCGACAGCGACGAGTTTACGCTCAACAACGGCACCCACGCACCCGCTACCCTGCGGGGTGAGGTTGAATTCAATCACGTCTGGTTTGCCTATAACAACGAGGATTACGTCCTGCGCGACATCTCGTTCCGGGTGAGCGCGGGCGAAACAGTCGCGTTTGTGGGTGCAACGGGCGCGGGCAAATCCTCTATCATTAACCTGCTGAGCCGCTTTTACGACATCAATAAAGGTGAAATCCTGGTCGATGGGGTTGATGTGCACGAGTATGAACTCGGTCACCTCCGCCGGAATATTGGTGTCGTGCTGCAGGATGTTTTCCTGTTTTCGGACACGATTGAAAACAACATTACCCTCGGCGACAAGCGCATCAGCCACGAAAAAATGGTTGAAGCGGCCAAACTCGTTGGCGTACACGACTTCATTGAGCGGCTGCCGGGTGGTTACCAGTACAACGTAATGGAACGCGGCTCCACACTCTCGGTTGGTCAGCGACAGCTCATTTCGTTTGTCAGGGCCATGGTGCAGGACCCCAAAATTATTGTCCTGGATGAAGCGACGTCGTCGGTCGATACGGAAACGGAGGAAATGATCCAGAACGCCATCAGTACCCTGATGAAAGGCCGCACGGCCATCGTAATTGCCCACCGGCTCTCGACCATTCAGAAAGCTAATAACATCATTGTTGTTGACAAAGGCCGGATTGTTGAGCAGGGCAATCACGAAGAACTGCTTCAGCGCGAAGGCTTCTACGCCAATCTGTACCGCATGCAGTACAAGGAAATGGTGTAA
- a CDS encoding methylated-DNA--[protein]-cysteine S-methyltransferase: protein MNTNSPVTYQQIAQAIEYLALYFREQPSLADLAERVNLSEFHFQRLFTEWAGVSPKKFSQYLTLEYAKRQLRNGVSLAGAAYDAGLSGTGRLHDLFVNIEGVTPGQFRQAGSGLTLIHGTFESPFGPYLLGAINDRIASLHFLNADDAPDAILTAAWPDVQLRHDPAAVQHLAEHIFPAIGQMRPGPEKPLGVLLRGSAFQLKVWEALLKIPEGGLASYDQIATAIGQPTASRAVGTAIGCNPVGYLIPCHRVIKKTGLFGGYRWGAERKQAMLGWEAARAER from the coding sequence ATGAACACGAACAGCCCAGTCACTTACCAGCAGATTGCTCAGGCCATTGAATACCTGGCACTTTATTTCCGCGAGCAGCCTTCGCTAGCCGATCTCGCCGAACGGGTCAACCTGAGTGAGTTTCACTTTCAGCGGCTCTTTACGGAGTGGGCGGGTGTAAGTCCGAAAAAATTCAGCCAGTACCTGACGCTTGAATACGCCAAACGGCAGTTGCGAAACGGAGTCTCCCTGGCGGGCGCTGCTTACGATGCCGGTCTGTCGGGTACGGGTCGGCTGCATGATCTGTTCGTCAATATTGAAGGCGTTACGCCGGGCCAGTTCAGGCAGGCGGGTTCGGGCCTGACGTTAATTCACGGCACTTTCGAAAGTCCGTTTGGTCCTTATCTGCTGGGGGCTATCAACGATAGAATCGCTTCGCTGCACTTTTTGAACGCCGATGATGCCCCCGATGCTATCCTGACGGCTGCCTGGCCCGATGTGCAGCTTCGCCATGATCCGGCGGCTGTGCAGCACCTGGCCGAGCATATATTTCCGGCGATTGGTCAGATGAGACCTGGTCCAGAGAAACCGCTAGGCGTTTTGCTGCGAGGTTCTGCCTTTCAGTTAAAGGTTTGGGAAGCCCTGCTGAAAATTCCGGAGGGCGGCTTAGCCAGCTACGACCAGATTGCCACCGCGATTGGCCAGCCCACAGCCTCGCGGGCAGTGGGCACGGCGATTGGCTGCAATCCGGTCGGGTATTTAATTCCCTGCCACCGGGTCATTAAAAAAACGGGACTGTTTGGCGGCTATCGCTGGGGTGCCGAACGGAAGCAGGCCATGCTGGGCTGGGAAGCCGCCCGGGCAGAGCGATGA
- a CDS encoding catalase, translating into MENQPKKLTTASGSPYFENENSMSVGQRGPLLLQDYILHEKMAHFNRERIPERVVHAKGSGAFGTFTVTHDITKYTRAKLFSEIGKQTRIFLRFSTVGGEKGSADTERDPRGFALKFYSEDGNWDLVGNNTPVFFLKDPKKFGDFIHTQKRDPYTNCKSATMMWDYWSLNPESLHQVLILMSDRGTPDGYRHMNGYGSHTFSLINADNERVWVKFHFKTAQGIKNFSNDEAVKMKGLDPDYAQRDLVTSIDKGDFPRWNMKIQVMTEEQAKTFKWNPFDLTKVWPHADFPLIDVGVIELNQNPDNYFADVEQSAFAPAHVVDGISYSPDRMLQGRLLSYPDAHRYRLGGNYEQIPVNRCPYAVNNYQRDGQMRVDGNGGRNPNYFPNSFDNIVADESYKQPSWELNDSLAGWYDRNAPGENDHYTQPGNLWRLMTPEQKINTVSNIVGAMSGIEGPKRDQIINLQLCHWFRADLSLGMAVAQGLGISMENLQGAMPQQHA; encoded by the coding sequence ATGGAAAACCAACCCAAAAAACTCACCACCGCTTCGGGAAGCCCGTATTTTGAAAACGAAAATTCGATGTCGGTTGGCCAGCGCGGGCCGCTGCTGTTGCAGGATTACATTCTGCACGAAAAAATGGCGCACTTCAACCGGGAGCGGATTCCGGAGCGCGTCGTTCATGCCAAAGGTTCTGGCGCATTCGGGACATTTACCGTAACCCACGACATCACCAAATACACCCGGGCCAAGCTGTTCAGCGAAATCGGTAAGCAGACGCGCATCTTCCTGCGGTTCTCGACCGTAGGTGGCGAAAAAGGATCGGCTGACACCGAGCGCGACCCACGCGGTTTTGCGCTGAAATTTTATTCCGAAGACGGTAACTGGGATCTGGTTGGTAACAATACGCCCGTGTTCTTCCTGAAAGACCCGAAAAAATTCGGTGACTTCATTCATACTCAGAAGCGGGACCCATACACCAACTGCAAGTCGGCGACGATGATGTGGGACTACTGGAGCCTGAACCCCGAAAGCCTGCACCAGGTTCTGATCCTGATGTCGGATCGCGGGACGCCCGATGGCTACCGCCACATGAATGGCTATGGGTCGCATACATTCTCGCTGATTAACGCCGACAACGAGCGGGTTTGGGTGAAATTCCATTTCAAAACCGCGCAGGGTATCAAAAACTTCTCCAACGACGAAGCCGTGAAAATGAAGGGGCTAGACCCCGATTACGCGCAGCGCGACCTGGTGACTTCAATTGACAAAGGCGACTTCCCACGCTGGAACATGAAAATCCAGGTCATGACCGAAGAACAGGCCAAGACGTTCAAATGGAACCCCTTCGATCTGACGAAAGTATGGCCGCACGCTGACTTCCCGCTTATCGATGTGGGCGTCATTGAGCTGAATCAGAACCCCGACAATTACTTTGCCGACGTTGAGCAATCCGCGTTTGCCCCGGCGCACGTGGTCGATGGCATCAGCTACTCGCCCGACCGGATGCTGCAGGGCCGTCTGCTTTCCTACCCCGACGCGCACCGCTACCGGCTGGGCGGTAATTACGAGCAGATTCCGGTGAACCGCTGCCCCTATGCCGTCAACAACTACCAGCGCGACGGTCAGATGCGCGTGGATGGCAACGGTGGCCGTAACCCGAACTATTTCCCGAATAGCTTCGACAACATCGTGGCCGACGAAAGCTATAAGCAGCCGTCCTGGGAGCTGAATGATTCGCTGGCGGGCTGGTATGACCGTAACGCACCGGGCGAGAATGATCACTACACGCAGCCGGGTAACCTGTGGCGTCTGATGACCCCGGAGCAGAAGATCAATACGGTGAGCAACATCGTAGGCGCGATGAGCGGCATTGAAGGGCCAAAGCGCGACCAGATCATCAACCTGCAACTCTGCCACTGGTTCCGCGCCGACCTGTCGCTGGGGATGGCCGTAGCGCAGGGACTGGGTATCAGCATGGAGAACCTGCAGGGTGCCATGCCTCAGCAGCACGCATAA
- the radC gene encoding RadC family protein, whose product MTYETSGNIQSWAEEDRPREKLMLKGKAALSEAELIAILINSGTVDLTAVDVAKIILKSVGNNLNELARLSIKDLSKFRGIGEAKAISIVAALELGRRRREQDRPQRARITCSRDAYNEMLPHLLDKPHEEFWILLLNRANEILRPVQISAGGVSGTVADPKIIFKQALEHLASSMILLHNHPSGNLTPSQADKDLTRKLKDAGRLLDIPVLDHLIFTDKAYFSFADEGLL is encoded by the coding sequence ATGACGTACGAAACCTCCGGCAATATTCAGAGCTGGGCTGAAGAAGACCGCCCACGCGAAAAACTCATGCTGAAAGGCAAGGCCGCTCTGTCGGAAGCCGAACTCATTGCCATCCTCATTAACTCCGGCACGGTTGACCTGACGGCCGTCGATGTGGCAAAAATCATTCTCAAAAGCGTTGGCAATAATCTGAACGAGTTGGCCAGACTCAGTATTAAGGACCTCTCTAAATTTCGTGGTATCGGCGAAGCCAAGGCCATCAGTATTGTGGCTGCACTTGAGCTGGGACGCCGGCGCCGGGAGCAGGACCGGCCGCAGCGGGCCAGGATCACCTGCTCGCGCGACGCCTACAACGAAATGCTCCCTCACCTGCTCGACAAACCCCACGAAGAGTTCTGGATTTTACTGCTGAATCGTGCCAACGAAATCCTTCGACCCGTACAGATCAGCGCAGGGGGCGTATCGGGGACGGTTGCCGATCCAAAGATTATCTTCAAGCAGGCGCTTGAGCACCTGGCCTCTTCGATGATTCTGCTGCATAACCACCCTTCCGGCAACCTGACGCCGTCGCAGGCCGACAAAGACCTGACCCGGAAGTTAAAAGACGCCGGTCGGCTGCTGGACATCCCTGTGCTCGACCACCTGATCTTTACCGATAAAGCTTATTTCAGTTTTGCCGATGAAGGTTTGTTGTAA
- the rpsT gene encoding 30S ribosomal protein S20, whose translation MANHKSAKKAIRSSAKKRLLNRYQHVTTRNMVKKLRTTTDHAMAVELFKSVSSALDKLAKRNIIHKNKAANNKSKLARLVNSLRPTTAQA comes from the coding sequence ATGGCAAACCATAAGTCAGCAAAAAAAGCAATTCGGTCGAGCGCCAAGAAGCGGCTGTTGAACCGTTATCAGCACGTAACGACCCGGAACATGGTGAAGAAACTGCGTACCACCACCGATCACGCAATGGCTGTTGAGCTGTTCAAGTCGGTTTCGTCCGCTCTGGACAAACTCGCCAAGCGCAACATCATCCACAAGAACAAAGCCGCCAACAACAAGTCGAAACTGGCTCGTTTGGTGAACTCCCTCCGTCCGACGACTGCACAGGCGTAA
- a CDS encoding Dabb family protein, giving the protein MNAKSKGYAIIVVLLCAFALTIYGAYSPARKAQKQQIVCVKFKNGVETAAVEQHMNGFAALKHEIPQIVNYTSGRTILPNQAVADYDVVHYLTFQSEADIKTFEKSEAYRQFRKDNQGVWEKTLIVNADIRQ; this is encoded by the coding sequence ATGAATGCTAAATCAAAAGGCTACGCTATCATTGTGGTGCTGTTATGCGCTTTTGCTTTGACAATCTACGGTGCTTACTCACCTGCAAGAAAAGCCCAAAAACAGCAGATTGTATGCGTAAAATTCAAAAATGGGGTCGAAACTGCAGCTGTTGAGCAGCATATGAACGGTTTTGCGGCTCTAAAGCATGAAATTCCGCAGATCGTCAATTACACCTCCGGCCGGACAATTTTGCCAAATCAGGCCGTTGCAGACTACGATGTTGTGCATTATCTGACTTTCCAGAGCGAAGCCGACATCAAAACTTTTGAGAAAAGCGAAGCTTACCGGCAGTTCAGAAAAGATAACCAGGGCGTTTGGGAAAAAACGCTGATCGTCAACGCCGATATTCGTCAGTAA
- a CDS encoding zinc dependent phospholipase C family protein, which yields MYNRFIWSIVAGSLFFGSFFYGHAACAETGKKPSVQKRPVWGFYAHQQINRLAVFTLPADMIPFFKKHIGYLTDNAVNPDRRRYAVVGEAPRHFIDLDVYADTTAATLPRLYKDAVSRYGEDTLALHGLVPWQIQLTKYQLTEAFRQRNVRRILRVAADLGHYIADANVPLHTTRNYNGQLTNQQGIHGFWESRLPELFSTDYDFLTGQAEYIESPQRAAWRAVFGAHAALDSVLRIEQTLTQEIGERQKFGFEERNGLTTKVYSADFSRAYHERLRGQVERQMRASVKMVGDFWFTCWVDAGQPDLRPLASYQITEQEQTEDNEEKKSWLKRLFSARPED from the coding sequence ATGTACAACAGATTTATTTGGTCAATTGTTGCAGGCAGCCTTTTTTTTGGGAGTTTTTTTTACGGTCATGCTGCTTGTGCTGAGACCGGTAAAAAACCGTCTGTTCAGAAGCGGCCCGTCTGGGGCTTTTACGCCCATCAGCAGATCAATCGGCTGGCCGTGTTTACGCTGCCGGCTGACATGATCCCATTCTTTAAAAAACACATTGGGTATCTGACCGACAATGCCGTAAATCCCGACCGACGCCGGTATGCCGTAGTGGGGGAGGCTCCGCGTCATTTCATCGACCTCGATGTGTATGCCGATACCACGGCGGCAACCCTGCCGCGATTGTATAAAGATGCGGTCAGTCGTTACGGCGAAGACACATTGGCCCTGCACGGACTGGTGCCCTGGCAGATTCAGTTGACCAAGTATCAGCTCACCGAAGCATTCCGTCAGCGTAACGTCCGACGGATTCTGCGCGTGGCCGCTGATCTGGGGCATTACATTGCCGACGCCAACGTACCGTTGCATACTACGCGTAATTATAATGGGCAGTTGACCAACCAGCAGGGTATTCATGGGTTCTGGGAGTCGCGGTTGCCGGAGCTGTTCAGTACCGACTACGATTTTCTGACGGGACAGGCCGAATACATTGAGTCGCCCCAGCGCGCAGCCTGGCGGGCGGTGTTCGGTGCGCATGCTGCGCTGGATTCTGTCCTGCGAATTGAGCAGACGTTGACGCAGGAGATTGGCGAACGACAGAAATTTGGCTTCGAGGAACGGAATGGCCTGACTACGAAAGTCTATTCAGCCGATTTTTCGCGGGCTTATCACGAGCGGCTGCGCGGGCAGGTTGAACGACAGATGCGGGCGTCGGTCAAGATGGTTGGCGATTTCTGGTTTACCTGCTGGGTTGACGCGGGGCAGCCAGACCTGCGGCCATTAGCCAGCTACCAGATCACCGAGCAGGAACAAACCGAAGATAATGAAGAAAAGAAGAGCTGGCTGAAACGCCTGTTTTCGGCCCGGCCGGAGGATTGA